DNA from Candidatus Hydrogenedentota bacterium:
GGGATCACCGCCCGCACCTTCAGGTCCGGAAAGAAAGAGAAAGGCCGACGAACGCGATGCCCAGAGTTCGGGAAACTGGTCATACGCCAAAATGAACAGTTCCGGGGAACTCGCCACCACGAGGGCAACGGAAAGCTCGCCCGACAGGCGCTCACGCTCGCGGTCAAACATTTCCAACGCGGTCTTCCACGCGTCGGTGATTTCGTCGTCCGCGCCCCGTACGCGAACCCAGACCGCCGGCACCTCAACGCCCTTTTCCGACATCGCCAGCAGATCCGGCACGATTTCCAGTAGATCCCGCGGGGCCGAGTAACCAACAGTGCGGCAAATGGGCGCGGACTCGGAAGTCAGGCGGCGCTCGACTTCATCCAGCGCCGCCTCACTGGCGGAGCAGACAAAATAAAGCCCGAAGCCGTCACTCGCGGCCAGCGTCGAACACAAGAGTTCGGCGAGCCTCTCTCCTTCCGCATCGAAACGCGGATACTCCACAGCTTCAGCGCTCACAAAACCTCCTCACACGTCGAAGCGTCGGATACAACCGCCATTCAATTGCGCCGCCTCGGCAGATCAATACCATAGGCTCGCTCGCTGCCTTCATCCACAGCAAGCCAGGTCACCAGCGTCCCCGGAAAACCGAAAATGAAGGCCACTATTCGCCAACCCTTGCTTCGGCTGGCCTGCGCCCGCATCCCCGCATAGCTGATGTTCGCCAATATCCAGATGCCCGAGGCCCCGGTATTGCCCACGTTTACGACAGCGCGCTCTGCTACCTCCGCCGAAAAAGCGTGGGACGACGGGACGAGGTTTGCCACCAGAGCGATGAATGAAAGCTTGAACAGGTTTGAGCGCATGAGATCTCCACGGGTTGCAATGCTCCAAGTGCTCTGACCAGTATGCCCCATAAGGTATCCACGAAAATACCCACAACTCGTTGCCAAGGTCCTCCGTGGCAATGCATACCGTTACGCTCCGCGGAACAGGATATTGCGCCGTGCCCCACCGTGCCCCACGTGCGCGAAGCGGCGGCGAAATCAGGCCAGTATGCCCTCCACCGGATGCTGCTCTTCGACCCCCGTCAGCCGTACGTTCAATCCCTGCTGCTGCACCGTCAGTCGTTCGTGGTCAATGCCGAGGCACTTCAGGATTGTGGCGTTCAAGTCGTTCACGGGTACGGGATTCTCCACGACGTTGTAGCCGAAATCGTCGGTCTTGCCCCAGGTGATGCCCGGTTTGATGCCGCCGCCCGCCAGCCAAACGCTGAAGCAGCGCGGGTGATGATCCCGTCCGTAGTTATCCGCGGTCAGCACGCCCTGGCAGTACGTTGTCCTGCCGAACTCGCCCCCCCAGATGACCAGCGTATCGTCCAGCAGGCCGCGCTGCTTCAAATCGGCTACGAGCGCGGCGGAGGGCTGATCGGTGTCCCGGCACTGCTTGGGCAGGTGGTTGGGCAGATTGTCATGCTGGTCCCAGCCCATGTGATAGAGCTGGACGAAGCGCACATCGCGTTCGGCCATGCGCCGCGCCAGCAGACAATTGCGCGCGTAACTTCCGGGGATGTGAACCTCCGGCCCGTACATGTCGAGCACGTGTCTTGGCTCGTTGGAGATGTCGGTCAGTTCGGGCACGGCGGTCTGCATGCGGAAGGCCAGCTCGAACTGCTCGATGCGCGTCAGGATTTCGGGGTCGTTGGCCGTTTCGTGTCGGATGGCGTTCAGCGCCTGGATGTGATCCATCGTGTCCCGCGCAACATCACGCGGGCAGCCGGCCGGATCGCTCAGATAGAGCACGGGATCCGCGGCGTTGCGCATCCGGACGCCCTGGTAGCGTCCCGGTAGTGCGCCGTTGCCCCAGAGTTTTTCGTAGAGCGGCTGGTCGATGAGCCGTCCCGAGCCCTTGCTGATCATCACCATGAACGCCGGCAGATTCTGATTGGCCGAGCCGAGACCGTAGGCGACCCACGCGCCCATGCTCGGCCGCCCGCCCAATTGCGATCCAGTCTGGCAATAGGTGATCGCCGGGTCGTGGTTGATCGCGTTGGTCACCATGCTGTTGATAATGCAGATGTCGTCCGCGATCCCCGCGGTGTGCGGCAGAAGATCACCGACCCACAGTCCGCCCGCGCCGTGTTGGCGAAAGTTGAAGGCCGACTGCGCCACGGGGAAAGAGGCCTGGTCCGCGCTCATGCCGGTCAGCCGCTGTCCCATGCGAATGCTGTCCGGCAATTCAGTCTTGTGGTACTTCGCAAGCTCGGGTTTGTAATCCAAAAGCTCAAACTGCGACGGCGCGCCGGACTGAAACAGGTAAATTACGCGCTTGGCCTTCGGCCGATAGTGGGGAGAGGTCCCGGTGGCCGGGGCTTCGCTGGCGGATGCGCCTCCACCGAGCAGGCCCAGCACCGCGCCGAGGCCGTAGCTGGAGCGCTGGAGAAAGGTACGCCGGTTGATCGACTGGGCTACTGCGAGAGGGTCCATGGCAACAGTTCCTCATTTGCAGGAAAGTTGGCCCCAAGCCGTGCCACGCGATCCGGCAACGCCGGTTCGTGTGCCTTGAGGGCCGGGTACTTGATTCCTACTCCAAATACAATAATCAGCGGCGTTACTCTCGCCGCTTGATCCGGTCTTGCATTACATGCACAGTTCAATTCGTAACGGGCACACGAACCGGCGTTGCCGGATCGCGTGGCACGACTTGAGTCGCGTCATACGACTTGGAGTTCTCCCGCAATTTTTCTACTCCCGAGTAATCGTCTCGTCCAAACTCAGCACCACCCGCGCCACGCCCATGTAGGCTGCAAGTTCCATAGGATTCACATCCTCCGCAACGGGTGACTTGCCATTGGCGATAAAGGCCTTCGCGTCGTCCGGCGCGTTCTGATAGGTTTCGAGATAGCCGCCCATCGCACGCTGGAGCACCTGCTCCTCGCGCGCATTCGGCCAGCGGCACGTCGCCAGTCTGAATCCGTAGCGCAGGCGTTCTTCCACGCCGGGCCCGGCTTCAACCAGCATACGCAAGGCCAGGTGGCGGGCCGCCTCAACATACGTCAAATCGTTCAGCAGCGCGAGCGCCTGGAGCGGCGTGTTGGTCCGCGCCCGCTTCACCTGGCAGGTGTCGAAGGTGGGCGCATCAAAAGTCGCGAGGGTTGGCTGAGGCACCGTCCGCCTCCGGAACGTGTAGAGGCTGCGCCGGTAAAGCGCCTCGCCCTCTGCCACCTCATACCTTCCCCGGTCGCCGGGGATAAGCTCCTCCCACAGGCCCACGGGCTGGTAGGGCTTTACGGACGGCCCGCCAATGGCCGGGGCCAAAAGCCCGCTCACCGCCAGGGCGTTGTCTCGGATGAGCTCCGCCGGCATACGGAATCGCGGGGCCCGCGCGAGCAGTCGGTTGTCCGGGTCTCTGGCGAGCGACCCATCGGGCGCGGCGGAGTCCTGACGGTAGGTCGCGCTTGTCACGATGAGTTTCTGCAGCGCCTTCAAGTCCCAGCCGGTCGCGACGAATTCCGAGGCCAGCCAGTCGAGCAATTCAGGGTGTGTGGGCGCCTCGCCCTGCATGCCGAAGTTGTCCGGCGTACGAACCAGGCCCGCGCCGAAGAAATCCTGCCAGATGCGGTTGACCGTCACGCGGGCGGTCAGGGGATTCGCGGGATCGACGATCCACTGCGCCAGGCCGAGGCGGTTGCTTGGTGCGTCCGCCGGGAAGGGATGGAGAAAGTCGGGCACCTTGCGCTGGAGCACTTCGGACTTGTCCGGGGCATCGTAGGCCCCGCGGATAAGCCGGTAGGCCGGTCGCTCATCGGGACGTTCCTCCAGCACCATCACCGACGGCACTTCAAGCTCGAGGTAGGCGTCGCGGGTCCGTTCGGCGTTTGCGACCTGCTGCTCCGAGGCGCGGGTCAGGAGGCTGTTTCGGTGCTCGTAAAACGAAACCAGCGCCGCGTGTTCGGCCTCGCCGAGCTTCCCCTGTGGCGCGCTCGCCAGCGCGGCGCCCATGGCGGCCGCGATCTGCGCGGCACTCAGTTCCACACTGTAAATCCGGAAATCGGCCATCCCGCCGCGAAATTCCTCACCGCCCCCACCCGCGCCGACGCGCAGCGGCTCCGGCACGTCAATCTCGCCTTCCAGGGCATTGTAAAACGGGGTCAGGTTCTGGATCTGGCCATTCACGTAAACGCCGACGCCCCCCACCTTCTCCGCGCCGCTGAAGGTCACGGCAAGGTGGGACCAGACGCCCATCTTCAGCGCGGACTCGGACAGCACCCGGACACCGTTCTCCTGCGACACGTGATTAAGGGTAACCGTCACTCGGCCGTCTTCCAACACCGAGGTTTCGACGCCGCGATACGCCGGAGGCCCGCCCATCTTGCTCCAGAGAGTACCGGGGCCGTCCGGGCGCACCCAGGCGGAAATGGTAAAGGGCGCAGCGCGGGGGAATGGATAGGCCTGCCCGAGATCCAGTGCCGTTGCCTTGCCGACGCCAAACTCCGTGGCGCCGCCAACGGGCGAGTACACCGCGCCCTCCATCCGCAGCCGGAGGGCCAGGCCCGGCGCTTCCCCGGCCGGGGGCGCCTGGCGCAGTCCGGCCAGCCAGGTATCCATGGGTGTAGACGCTTCCGCCGTGGTGGCGGTATGTCGCTCCCGGGTACTGCGGACAACTTCTTCCAGCTCAGCAATCCGCTTTTCGTGCTCCGCTGTCGGGAAGGTCACGATGGGTCCCAGATTGCCGGGTCGCTCCGGGTAATAGCCCTTCTCCGCCGTGTTGTTCAGGAACGCATAGAATTCGTAGAAGTCGCGCTGGCTGAAGGGGTCGTACTTGTGGTCGTGGCACCGCGCGCAGCCCAGGGAAAGACCGAGAAAGACCGTACCCACCGTCTCCACGCGCTCGATGATGCTCTCGACATGCCACTCTTCTTCGATCGAGCCCCCTTCCGTAACCGAACGACCGTTGCGCAGGAAGCCCGTGGCCGCGCGTTGTTCCCGTGTTGCGTTGGGCAGCAAATCGCCCGCAAGTTGCTCGATGATGAAGCGGTCAAAGGGCGTATTCTTGTTGAACGATTCGATGGCCCAATCGCGCCACGGCCACATCGCCCGTGGAAAGTCCCCCTGAAATCCGTTCGAGTCCGCAAAGCGCGCGGCGTCCAGCCAGTGCATCGCCATGCGCTCGCCGTAGTGTGGCGAGGCAAACAGTCGATCGACCGCGCGCTCGTAGGCTCCCTCCGCAGTGTCCGCGAGAAACGCGTCTATTTCCGAGGGCGTGGGGGGGAGTCCAGTAAGATCGAAGGTCACGCGCCGCAGCAGCTTTTCCCGTTCCGCCTCGGGCGACGGCGTCAGGTCGTTCTCCAGCAGGGTACTCAAGATGAACCCGTCAATGGCATTGGCGCCCCAGGAGGGTGCTTCCACGCGCGGCGCCTCGGGCCGCTCTACAACTTCGAAGGCCCAGTGGCGTGCCCAGGGGGCGCCCTCGTCGATCCACGCGCGGAGCGACGATACCTCCTCCGGGCTCAGGGCCGTTCGGTTGGTATCCGGCGGCGGCATCCGAACCTCCGGATTGTCCGACGTGACGCGGCGGATAAGTTCGCTGGCCTTCGAATCGTTCGGTGTAATCGCCGATGCCTTGGCGCCCTCTTCGGTGTCCAGACGCAGGTCCGCCTTGCGGGCAGCGGTGTCCGGGCCATGGCATTCATAGCAGTGGCGGGAGAGGATGGGCTGTATGTCTCGTGCAAATTCGACGGCGCCCGCCGGGGCGGATGCCAGGAGTAGCCCCGGACCGACCGCGTATCCGGCAAGAACGCAGGCGCGTCCCGTGCACGTCCGAAACAGAGAGGCCAAGGTTGTTTCGCCCGAGAGAGGCGTTAACCGCCGGGTAAATCCCCATTTCAAGCTCACCATCGTCAAGAAACTCCCGTTACGTATTGATCGGTGGGGCTCGGTCCCAACCGCTGACTTCCATTAAGTGTAGCCCATTACACCGGCCGGGTTGGAAATCTTTCGGCCCATGCGCACCGTTGTGACGCGGACAGGCGACAGAGTGAGACAGAGGCGACTCAGTGAATCAAAGTTAGCACAGCTTCCTGCCCGTTGCAAGCTTCCCGCTGGTCCGCTGTTTCACTCGTGCCGCACGTGGCGAGTTTTCGTTCCGGGGCGTCAGATTCGGTCCGCCATTCTCAAAATTGCTGAGTATAAGCGCCAAAAAACTGACGAAAAGTGCACTCGATAGATCTAAAATGGAAATATCTGCACGCTTTTTGTGCAGGCTCGAACCCCTGTTCAAAACCCGTTGACAAAGCTACTGCACTGTGTTAGCTTGACAGGGTCGATACTGTTGCCCAGGCAGGCGGGCAGTTCATGCGGTCGGGATCACAAGCCCAATGGAGTAGAGCGCGGGCGAATTGTCTCTATTCAAAGCGTATTTCGCGTCACTGGCAAAGGGAATATCCAGGTCTAAAAAGGAGGTCGTCTCATGACGGACAGGAACCGTGGTTTTACCTTGGTGGAGCTGCTTGTGGTTATTGCGATTATCGGTATCTTGGCGGCCATTCTGCTGCCCGCTCTGGCCAGGGCCAGGGAGGCGGCGAGGCGGGCGAGTTGTGCCAACAATCTGAAACAGTGGGGTCTTACTTTCAAAATGTTCGCCACAGAGCAGAAGGGCGAACAATTTCCCGCGAAGACCCAGTGGGCCATCGGCGCCTTCCGCTGGGCCTGGGGCGTCAACGCCATGGGCACCGATGCCGAAGCCTGGGGACGACCCAAGGGCCCCGGCAGCGAGGCGCTCTATCCGGAGTACTGGACGGATATCAATATTCTCGTCTGTCCGTCCGACAGCCATAACCAGGCGGTACCCAACTTCTCCGGCATGCCCTGGCCCGGACTCTTCGACGGCCAGACCAGCATGGGACTTGATGGGGATCTGCAAACGCTCGTCGACAAGATAGACACGACAACAAAAGAGGGGCGCGCGGTCAAGAACGCGATTCTGTCTTGGCCCATTTCCTACATCTACAACGCCTACGCCTGCAAGACCGGCTCTCAAGTCCAGGATGTGTGGTATGCCCTTGGCGAAATGTACGCCTTTCCCTTCACGCCCCTGGCCATGGCTCAGCCCACCATCGCCAACGCCGGCGGTCCGCCCGAGTGGTATCTCGCCATCTGCTATGTGCGCAACTCGGACAGCGCGGGCTGGGGCACGGCGGATGTGGATCTGGGCAGCTTTCCCGGCGGTGCAACGGGACCCTATCGCTTTGGCGCGGGCAACCTGGTGGATGATGACGGATCACCCCTGCCCACGGTCTACCGGCGCAATCGCGAAGGTATTGAGCGCTTCTTTATCACCGACATCAACAATGCGGGTGCGTCGGCAACCGCACAGAGTTCGATCGCGGTCATGTGGGACGCCTGGGCCGACAACATCAACTTCTATGAAGCCAACTCCACGGCAAGTTTCAACCACATCCCCGGCGGCTCCAACGTGCTCTACATGGACGGCCATGTCGAATACGTGAAGTACAAGAACAAGTATCCCTGTTACTCGCCGTCGGGCGCCGAAGTGAGCCACCCCGGTGGAACTTCCGGCAGTATCTATTTCAGCCAGTTGTTCACCCGCGCGGGTGGATGGGGCTGAGCGTATTCTCGCTTCCCTTTGCGATGCACGGGGGCCTTTCGGCCCCCATGCATCGTGGTTCAGGGATCCAATCAACAGCAGGGAGCACACGAACGTGAGAAAAAGTACCAAACATCGACGTAGAAACGAAGCGCGGGTCGCGGTCTCGCCCGGCCCCAAGTCCAAGTCCAGGCTGCGCCTCCTCGTCACCCTCCTCGTCTTGTCCGTGCTTTCGGGTGTCGCCCTTTCGCGCCTCAATTCCAAGGAAGTGACGACCCAGGAATCCGCCGAGAGTCTGGAACTCAAGCGGCAGATGCTGGAGCAATTCATGCAGCGCCAGGGAGGGGCCGAGACCGCCCCCAACGCCGTGGCGCAGGCCCCGGCTTCGTAGTTGTCCGGCGCCGTAGCGCGTTCGTAGCTCGCCGCCACAGGATAGGTCTCGGAATCCTTGTCTTCTCTCTGTTATCATCGTGCGATAAATT
Protein-coding regions in this window:
- a CDS encoding DUF1501 domain-containing protein; translation: MDPLAVAQSINRRTFLQRSSYGLGAVLGLLGGGASASEAPATGTSPHYRPKAKRVIYLFQSGAPSQFELLDYKPELAKYHKTELPDSIRMGQRLTGMSADQASFPVAQSAFNFRQHGAGGLWVGDLLPHTAGIADDICIINSMVTNAINHDPAITYCQTGSQLGGRPSMGAWVAYGLGSANQNLPAFMVMISKGSGRLIDQPLYEKLWGNGALPGRYQGVRMRNAADPVLYLSDPAGCPRDVARDTMDHIQALNAIRHETANDPEILTRIEQFELAFRMQTAVPELTDISNEPRHVLDMYGPEVHIPGSYARNCLLARRMAERDVRFVQLYHMGWDQHDNLPNHLPKQCRDTDQPSAALVADLKQRGLLDDTLVIWGGEFGRTTYCQGVLTADNYGRDHHPRCFSVWLAGGGIKPGITWGKTDDFGYNVVENPVPVNDLNATILKCLGIDHERLTVQQQGLNVRLTGVEEQHPVEGILA
- a CDS encoding DUF1553 domain-containing protein, producing MASLFRTCTGRACVLAGYAVGPGLLLASAPAGAVEFARDIQPILSRHCYECHGPDTAARKADLRLDTEEGAKASAITPNDSKASELIRRVTSDNPEVRMPPPDTNRTALSPEEVSSLRAWIDEGAPWARHWAFEVVERPEAPRVEAPSWGANAIDGFILSTLLENDLTPSPEAEREKLLRRVTFDLTGLPPTPSEIDAFLADTAEGAYERAVDRLFASPHYGERMAMHWLDAARFADSNGFQGDFPRAMWPWRDWAIESFNKNTPFDRFIIEQLAGDLLPNATREQRAATGFLRNGRSVTEGGSIEEEWHVESIIERVETVGTVFLGLSLGCARCHDHKYDPFSQRDFYEFYAFLNNTAEKGYYPERPGNLGPIVTFPTAEHEKRIAELEEVVRSTRERHTATTAEASTPMDTWLAGLRQAPPAGEAPGLALRLRMEGAVYSPVGGATEFGVGKATALDLGQAYPFPRAAPFTISAWVRPDGPGTLWSKMGGPPAYRGVETSVLEDGRVTVTLNHVSQENGVRVLSESALKMGVWSHLAVTFSGAEKVGGVGVYVNGQIQNLTPFYNALEGEIDVPEPLRVGAGGGGEEFRGGMADFRIYSVELSAAQIAAAMGAALASAPQGKLGEAEHAALVSFYEHRNSLLTRASEQQVANAERTRDAYLELEVPSVMVLEERPDERPAYRLIRGAYDAPDKSEVLQRKVPDFLHPFPADAPSNRLGLAQWIVDPANPLTARVTVNRIWQDFFGAGLVRTPDNFGMQGEAPTHPELLDWLASEFVATGWDLKALQKLIVTSATYRQDSAAPDGSLARDPDNRLLARAPRFRMPAELIRDNALAVSGLLAPAIGGPSVKPYQPVGLWEELIPGDRGRYEVAEGEALYRRSLYTFRRRTVPQPTLATFDAPTFDTCQVKRARTNTPLQALALLNDLTYVEAARHLALRMLVEAGPGVEERLRYGFRLATCRWPNAREEQVLQRAMGGYLETYQNAPDDAKAFIANGKSPVAEDVNPMELAAYMGVARVVLSLDETITRE